In Desulfobacterales bacterium, a single window of DNA contains:
- a CDS encoding rubrerythrin family protein, giving the protein MATVKGSRTEKNILTAFAGESQARNRYTFFASKAKKEGYVQISFIFEETANQEKEHAKRLFKYLEGGEVEISGTFPAGVIGSTLENLKASAAGEHHEHTIMYPEFAATAREEGFDEIAAVLENIAVAEKQHEKRFNALAANIKDGRVFKRDQPVIWRCRNCGYVHQSDAAAEVCPACAHPQAYFEMIAENY; this is encoded by the coding sequence ATGGCAACAGTAAAAGGAAGCCGGACGGAAAAAAACATCCTGACCGCATTTGCAGGAGAATCTCAGGCAAGAAACCGCTATACGTTTTTTGCAAGCAAGGCCAAAAAAGAAGGTTATGTCCAGATATCTTTCATTTTTGAGGAAACAGCCAACCAGGAAAAAGAACATGCCAAACGGCTTTTTAAATATCTGGAAGGTGGGGAAGTCGAAATTTCGGGAACCTTTCCGGCGGGTGTGATCGGTTCAACACTTGAAAATTTGAAGGCATCGGCTGCCGGTGAACATCATGAGCATACCATCATGTACCCTGAATTTGCAGCGACGGCCCGTGAAGAAGGATTTGATGAAATTGCTGCGGTACTGGAAAATATCGCCGTCGCTGAAAAACAGCATGAAAAAAGGTTTAATGCGCTTGCGGCCAATATCAAAGACGGCAGGGTTTTCAAGCGGGATCAACCGGTTATCTGGCGGTGCCGTAACTGCGGCTATGTTCATCAAAGCGATGCAGCCGCTGAAGTTTGCCCGGCATGTGCGCATCCGCAGGCATATTTTGAAATGATTGCTGAAAATTACTGA
- a CDS encoding NAD(P)/FAD-dependent oxidoreductase — protein MLKDGEKGAVIQRDKETYAVAPHVPCGVITPDQLRKLADAAEKYNAAAVKITSAARIALVGIREEDLDNIWKDLEMPPGHAVGLCVRSVKACPGTTFCKRGQQDSLGMGMKLDALYHGMELPSKTKFGVSGCNNQCAENCIKDISLVGKKNGWVLMVGGKGSGKPRLADIIAEDLNSEQALELIGKVVAYYKENGNKLERIGKMIDRLGLDSLKASVLS, from the coding sequence ATGCTCAAAGACGGAGAAAAAGGCGCTGTAATCCAGCGGGATAAAGAGACATATGCCGTAGCGCCCCATGTTCCCTGTGGCGTTATCACCCCGGACCAACTGAGAAAACTTGCAGATGCAGCAGAAAAATATAATGCCGCAGCCGTCAAAATTACAAGTGCGGCCCGAATCGCCCTTGTTGGAATCAGGGAAGAGGATCTGGATAATATCTGGAAGGATCTGGAGATGCCTCCGGGGCATGCCGTCGGGCTCTGTGTGAGAAGTGTCAAGGCCTGCCCGGGCACCACATTCTGCAAGCGGGGACAGCAGGACAGTCTCGGGATGGGAATGAAGCTCGATGCGTTGTATCATGGGATGGAGCTGCCAAGTAAGACAAAATTCGGCGTCAGCGGCTGCAACAACCAGTGTGCTGAAAACTGTATCAAGGATATCTCCCTGGTCGGCAAAAAAAATGGCTGGGTTCTGATGGTAGGCGGAAAAGGCAGCGGAAAGCCAAGGCTTGCGGATATAATCGCCGAAGACCTGAATTCAGAGCAGGCCCTCGAATTGATCGGTAAGGTTGTCGCTTATTACAAAGAGAACGGGAATAAACTTGAACGTATCGGAAAGATGATTGACCGGCTGGGTCTTGATTCGCTGAAGGCCAGTGTGCTGTCGTAA